The genomic window GACAAGGAAGGCGGCGTCTCCGAGCTCGGGTACTTAGggtagggcggggtggggggagcacattttgcagcctggaagcgagagcaacaggctgacctcagcacggctgtgctacaacagttttgcttttactttcactttgcctccagcacggctgtgctgtaagaggagcagatCAGCTAAAGGAGCAGGAACGATTTCTTTGATTACATCATTGGGTAAAGTACATAGATTTGTGGCTTATAGGCAAAATGTTGAGCATATAATGGTAATTTTGTGTTGCTAAGGTCTGGAAGGTatgctcaccccctccccccttttgcattgaactggctctgcattaccagtactttatttaatgaaaaggctttgaatgcatggctgcttctgcctggaatgttattttatttaaggaaatgccttagcacatggctggttatatatattttaactaatatatattTAGTGAAACGCCATGGGCACATGGCCACACTTTAacctgtttatatatatatatattttatgaactcATGGCTGGCTTTCAGCACAATGCTTGCTCTGCATGTTGCTTATTTATTGAAAGGGCAGCGAGTGCAGGGCTGGTTATCTTTCACTTAGTAGCCCATTGAAGGGGTCTGCACATGGTGAATGCATAGGTGGGTTAGAGCACATGGCTGGCAGTAGCAGGCTTGgtagctcagtggttagagcactgatcTTGTAGGCTTGCTTACTTTAAAATCGACGTTTTCTATGTATTGCTTTACCCCTCGCTCTCTAAATTGCTAGGAAGTGGGCAGGCTTCATGTCTACCATGCTATCTCAACAACCTGTGGATGTGCTTTGTTATACCTAAGTAATCTGACAATTAAAAAGTAGCCAGCATCCCGTAGTTGGGAATTCTGATGATATGTCTATGGGACAGCGGTATGGCATTTGAGTGCTCAGCCAGGTTAACAGGATGTTTTTTATATTAATCCTAAAGGTGATATTTAGTATTCGGTTACCATTTAAAGGGACAGCTGTCCCATGTGCACGTTTATACTGAATTATAAGGGGTACAGGACCCTCAGCTTGATAGATATGATTTAGGCTGCGCTATGCAGCTCTatacaaagtaaattaaaatattaatgaaaggtCGGCTTACATCTTAGCATGGTATTGTGGTTCTCATGGGAAGGGCTTGCCAgcagaggtcagcacatggcagcggccattttgggaggtcagcacatggcagcggccattttggggaggtcagcacatggcagcggccattttggaggtCAGCACATGGACTTTCAGGATTTCTTTTACTATTACTTTTCTTTTactccccaggcccccccccccccccattgcgccGGCACTCCCGCCTCCCCACAAGAGTCCGGccgcccctcgcccccccccccccaccttcctcagctgcccccacccccatcctattCCCGTCcagcccccccaaacttgccgggCCCAAACGTGCGCCCCCCCCGTACcccggctgccccctcccccacccacccccttagCAGGTGTGCGCAAACCCACGTTTGGCTACCTATTCGtatgcccccccccaaaactgtgcGGGATCTAACCATTTAATATGTCTACACAGCATGGCTACCACTCAGTTTGCTATGGCTTCTGCCCCGTCCGCACTTATGCCGGACcaggctcaggctccagccaagcGAGCACGTCGGAAGCCAagaaaaattgcaggaaaacttcGCGGCAATGCCAGAAGTCGAAAAACGTAAGACCAAGTCACAGAGGAATAAGAAGAGGAAATCCGCAAGCACACGACAACCGCGTAGCATCAGCCATTTGGGCTGCTATGTACCAGAGCAGCCCCCTCCACGGGGCATGACCCCTGCAGCACCGACCCCTGCAGCACCGCCACGAGAGAACTTCGGCAATGTTACCGAACAACAGCGCCGTCAGCTCATGGACCAAACCTGTCAGCGGCTGCTATCCATGGCAACGGACAGGGTGAAGGCAATGCTGGATGCCTTAACGCATACCACTAGCCCATCCCCTGGCTCAGTGCCCATCGGTCCACAGCACGGTGCAGCGGGCAGCTCCAACAGTTCAGCTGGCAACACCCAGCCACCAGCACGTCAACAGACAGCTCATGGACAACACGGGCAACCGCAAGAAGGACAGAACTGTGAGTACCCTGATTTAAACCGGGGCCAGGGTAATGCGCAGGTACCCCCAACACAGCCCAGTtacccaccaccaaggaatggcAGCGAAGTGTGGCTGGGGCCACAAAGCGCTCCTACTGACAACTTCGCTGCTATGAAAGCTATTTTCGATAACTGGCATGGGCAGGGTAATGCTAACACTAGCCCAACACAGGAAACAGGGCAGTCAGGACGACCCATGGGGGATATTTTACTTGTGACACCAACCCCAGCCACAGCTACAGCTGTTGGAACACCAACCACAGCTACAGCGGTTGGAACAACGGTGGTCAGCTGGGGACCAATGGGCACAATACCACTGGTAGCTCAGCCACGAATGGCAATAACGCTGCACAATACACATGTACAGTGGGCTCACTAACCGCGCATGTGTCAGAGgcgttaaaagagaaaatatggcgCAGCGAATATGTAGATATATTCGAGCTGCTCAGGAAGAAGGGGAGGGTTCCGATCCCAAATGCCACAAAGCGTGCAAACTCTCAGCTAGGGAGAAAACCCTGCATCGCTAAGACGCTAGCTAATTGGTCAGCAGGATTCAGAATTCTGTCATCCATCATAGGTCAAaaattttcctgaaaaatgttgctcctTAATTGCTTACCAGGACGTCATTTGTGGTGCTTATCGCACGTATGGCGGTACGGCTTGGTTGGAGTATGATGAGCAGTTCAGAAGGAATATGGCTGTGAACCCAGGTTTAGAATGGGATCGCAAGGATATTGACCTGTGGCTCTCAAAAATCACACCGTACCGACCGGTGCAGGAGGTTTGTCCCTGGCTTCGCTGGCAATGCATACCAGCCGAGTACATGGTTAACTCCTCGCCAACATACTTTTACGGGAAGATTTCCATTTCGGCAAGGTCAGCCCTTTCGGCAAGGGCAAAAGTGGGGCAAGCCACTAGATTTAGGGGCGGGGGGACTCCCATCTGTAGGCTGTTCAACTCTGGTTTTTGCAGATTCGCTGCTGCCTGCAAATTCAGACACGCCTGCATGGATGCGGTGCACCGCATCCCATGCAGGCATGTCTGAGGCGTGCTCAAGGGGGAGGAACCATCCCCCACACAGAGCAACAATAAATTCATTAGAGCACCTACCCCCATTAAGATACATAGCTTGCAGGTCTGTTTAAAGGGTTATCAGCCCAAGGAGGCCAGATGGCTATACGAAGGGTTTTCCCAAGGTTTTCATATACCTTTCATGGGGCCAGAAACCGCCACAGAGGCTAAGAATCTCTTATCTGCGAGGAATAATGAAGAGGTCATTGCACTAAAGATCAAAAAAGAAAGCGACATGGGTAGGGTGGAAGGCCCATTCAAGGACAAACCTCTACCTCATTTTAGGATTTCCCCTCTGGGGGTGGTTCCCAAAAAAGAGCCAGGGGAATTCCGAATGATTCACCATTTATCCTTCCCAGAGGGTGGGTCAGTGAATGATTACTTGGACCCCGAAGCATGCTCGGTCGCCTACGCCTCATTCGACCAGGCATTAGACATGGTGAGGCATTGGGGGCAAGGGGCATGGTTGGCAAAAGCCGACATTGAATCAGCCTTCCGCTTGCTTCCAATACATCCAAGCTGCTTCCATCTGTTGGGGTTTCAATTCCGAGGTAAATATTACTTCGATAAATGCCTCCCGATGGGCTGCTCTATATCTTGCGCCTACTTTGAGAGGtttagcacatttgtgcaatgggCTGTAGAGCAGGACATCGGGAAAGGGAAAATCATacactatttggatgattttctgtttacCGGCCATAGGGACACACAGGCCTGTGCGCAAGCCCTCGAAGCATTCACCCGGAAAACTGACGAATTAGGCATTCTGCTAGCTACGCACAAATCAGAAGGACCGTCACAAAAATTGTCATTTCTCGGTATCGAAATTGATACTCTGCAAATGGTCACACGCCTACCGCCCGCAAAACTAGAAGCGTTACGCGCCAACATATCTACTACCGAACAATCACGCAAAATCATGCTAAAACAAATGCAGTCACTCATTGGTCACCTCAATTTCGCTTGCAAGATCATGCCCATGGGTCGCCCCTTCATGAGAAGATTGTCCCAAGCCACAGCAGGTATTCGCAGGAGCCATCATTTCATTAGAATCACCAAGGAGCTCAGGGAGGACCTCATAGTATGGAAGACATTCCTAGGGGAATATAATGGGCGGACAGTTTGGAGGGACCCAATCATGACCAATAGGGAGCTGCAGCTCTACACCGACGCAGCGGGGAGCGCTGGATTTGGGGCCTATCTGGCTGGGAAATGGTGCGCGGAACGATGGCCAGTACAGTGGGAAGCCATGGGTTTACTCAGAGACATCACTTTTCTCGAATTGTTCCCCATTGTTGCAGCAATACACATGTGGAAAGCATGTTTCCACAACAGGAGAGTGGTTTTTTTGGTCAGACAACATGGCGGTTGTACAGGCGATAAATTCTCTCACCGCTCACTCCCCTAGGGTCATTAGGCTATTGCGGGATTTAGTACTGCTCTGCCTGCGCATTAACCTGGTCTTTAAGGCTAAGTACGTTCCGGGGGAAGCTAACGGCATCGCTGATGCATTGTCTCGTTGTCAGTGGTCTCGTTTCAGATTCCTGGCCCCGGAAGCAGAGCATCACCCTTATCACGTCCCTCCGCGGATTTGGGAATTAGGGTGCCCGGAATCGCCTCCATATTGAGATCGGCTCTGGCAGAGAGTACGGGGAGAGCATATGCACGCGGCTGGAGCCTGTTCCAAAAATTTTGCCAATCAAATAACACGCAAGTTCAGGggacaatgacagagagaaatgtaaCAGAGTTCTTGCTCTACCTCAAGAACTCGGAGTATCAAGAGCACAGGCAGGGCAACATGTAGCTGCTATTGTTTTCGTCTCCAAACTATGGGGGATAGGCTCAATTAGCAACTCCTTTCTCATAAAAAAGATATTAGAGGGTTGGCGGAGACAAGAACCAGTTAGAAGGGACGCCAGAAAGCCTATCACACCAATGCTGCTACAAGCACTGGTAAAGGAGCTCCCCAGCCTAGTTTGGGACAATTATGAGGTAAAGCTATGGACCGTGGCTTTTTCACTAATGTTCTTTGGTGCATTTAGAAACAGCGAGCTTATCCCGAGGGCAAAGGTGACCACCAGGGCATCGGATGGGGGTCTCCTGATAGAAAACATAAGGCTGTTTAATGAGACAGTACagatctttctcaggcgagcaaaAACTGATCAACGGGCAGTAGGTCGCTGGATTACATTATACCCTGCTCATACGGGGGTGATATGCCCCGTAAGGgctacaacagaatacctcaaagtaCGCCCGCTGGGGGGAGGGCCCTTTCTAAAACACAAAGATGGCAACGCGCTATCGCGTTACCAGTTTATCAGTATGCTACGCAAAGGCTTGGAAAAGATAGGGGAAGACGCGGGAGCttatcacacacattcattccgaATAGGCGCAGCATCCTTCGCCAGCAGCAGCGGTTTAAGCGAAGATCAAATTAAGGCGCTAGGGCGGTGGAAATCCGGTAAATTCAAAACATACATACGACCCAATAACCAGACAGCCCAATGAACAGTCTCACTGGGAAACATAAAAAGCATATATTTACCGTCCTGTTACACATAACCGTTTTATTTTGTCTATCATAGACTCGCCAGCGGGGAGCGCGAAAGTGATATGGATCATGGGGCACTCGTACATTTATTGGGCGCACATTAGAACCAAGAGAAAGACCTCCAGCGAGCAGATGGGCATACCACATAGCAAGGCCAGCTTATTCTGGCTCGGCAAACGAGGGATGAGGTGGGTCCAACTAATGCCTTGCATCCTCCAATACGCCAGGCAACTACCACAGCCTGATATTATCATCTGTCATTTGGGCGGTAACGATTTGGTCGCAGTCAAAAACATTGACTTAATAATCACGATCAAGAAGGACTTGACTGCAATTAAGGCTATATGGCCAGCCGTGGTATTGGTATGGTCCCACATTATTCCCCGATTGGTATGGAGGGACGCGAGGTCGCACAAATCCATCGAAAAAAGCAGGCgcaaattaaataaagaagtggGGACGTGGTTGAGAGCTATAGGGGGGTATGTCATCAAGCATGATGATATTTCGCTCTCATGTTCAGGCATGTATAGGCCGGATGGGGTTCACTTATCAGACGTTGGGGTAGATATCTTCATCCTTGCCCTGCAAACGGCCACAGCAGCTTTAGTTAATTAGTGGGGGTAGAAAACAAATAAGGTTTTACTGTTTCCTACTTTGGCGGGTGCCCTCACCGGAGCATAAGGGGATGTATCGCTGCATAGaggggaagtttttggtgttgggggaaggggaggagcacagcaccaaggactttgcatagggggaaagcgggggcatggatataactaagcatggcggagaccgagataatggccggtctaggggtggcccaatgaaggcctggcataagcaataatcgcggcccgcaaggccaggggtgggaggaggcggcagaatactgcacggagcggcagtagccacggaggcgttcacggagcgggatgccagtggcgggtgttccccttcacggagcggaaggcgggattggcattcacggagcggggtgccaatggtataccaccttcatggagcagaaggatggagggctgccgtctccaaaaaagcattggggtgggaagaacaagcaaggtaccggtgagggcgtggcatttagctaatgccaattgtttaagctgctgcaatataaagtaataaggTTATAATGTTAAATGctggctgtggccgtttcttccacttAATAAAAGTTATCTTGGCTTACCTACTCTGTTGTCGCGTGGTCAAGGCTGGGAGGGGCGGTCGTCCGTGAGCTACGGCGTGCCAGAGTTAAGGAGGCCCGCCTCTCGAGGCATGGGCCGTATAACTGAGCaggcaagagggaggggggaggggcggacAATGGGATTAGGGGCCAGTTCAAACCTGGGCATGAGCCAATGAGACAAGGAAGGCGGCGTCTCTGAGCTCGGGTACGTAGAggtagggcggggtggggggagcacatttgcagcctggaagtgagagcaaccctcccaccaccccacagCGCAAGGGGATAGTGGGATTGGGGGGATAAGTTGTCACAGCCATAACAAAAGGAACAGCGGGTGCCCTCACCGGAGCATAAGGGGATGTATCACTGCATAGaggggaagtttttggtgttgggggaggagcacagcaccaaggactttgcatagggggaaagcgggggcatggatataactaagcatggcggagaccgagataatggccggtctgggggtggcccaatgaaggcctggcataagcaataatcgcggcccgcaaggccaggggtgggaggaggcggcagaatactgcacggagcggcagtagccacggaggcgttcacggagcgggatgccagtggcgggtgttccccttcacggagcggaaggcgggattggcattcacggagcggggtgccaatggtataccaccttcatggagcggaaggatggagggctgccgtctccaaaaaagcattggggtgggaagaacaagcaaggtaccggtgagggcgtggcatttagctaatgccaattgtttaagctgctgcaatatGAAGTAATAAGGTTATAATGTTAAATGctggctgtggccgtttcttccacttaataaaagttatcttggcttacctactctgttgtcgcgtggtcaagggtgggaggggcagTCGTCCGTGAGCTACGGCGTGCCAGAGTTATAGGGGGTGGGAGCAAAGAGCGTTGGGGGTCAGGGAGAGAATGCTGGAGATCattccgtgggggggggggagaggggtggtaGTGAGTCAGGGGAGGACAAGGGAAGAAAGACA from Rhinatrema bivittatum chromosome 3, aRhiBiv1.1, whole genome shotgun sequence includes these protein-coding regions:
- the SPRYD4 gene encoding SPRY domain-containing protein 4 isoform X2 is translated as MLDALTHTTSPSPGSVPIGPQHGAAGSSNSSAGNTQPPARQQTAHGQHGQPQEGQNYSPAGSAKVIWIMGHSYIYWAHIRTKRKTSSEQMGIPHSKASLFWLGKRGMRWVQLMPCILQYARQLPQPDIIICHLGGNDLVAVKNIDLIITIKKDLTAIKAIWPAVVLVWSHIIPRLVWRDARSHKSIEKSRRKLNKEVGTWLRAIGGYVIKHDDISLSCSGMYRPDGVHLSDVGVDIFILALQTATAALVN